A single region of the Gossypium arboreum isolate Shixiya-1 chromosome 12, ASM2569848v2, whole genome shotgun sequence genome encodes:
- the LOC128285455 gene encoding uncharacterized protein LOC128285455, giving the protein MARLPLIVQNERRKRIGLAITIWLQMCTVANWFLVALGAIHSLHTYRPRVRSYILDFYAKRDYVKRLVDASDETCIEQVRMNRTTFFKLCEMLQTLGELKSSRNMLVDEQVAMFLHIISHHLKNRVIKHHFNRSGETVSRSFHNVLNAVIRLQDVLFKKAEPITANSTDPMWKWFKNCLGALDGTHIKIRVPTVDKPRYRTRKGDITTNMLGVCTPDMQFVYVLPGWEGSFFDGRVLRDAISRRHGLKVPHGCYYLVDAGYTNCEGFLAPFRGQRYHLNEWRQGYQPSTPEEVFNMKHASARNVIERCFGLLKLRWGILRSPSFYPIVMSGFSQSSVSSQSSRGTKRKWVPEEDVALVACMVDLHNAGTFNADTGFKAGYLNELEKMMEKVLPNAMLKAKPNLESRIRTLKRDWSIVYDMLSGKNNSGFGWDEHRQLVVAEDVSHKEATQFRHRSFPYYDQLTAIYAKDRATGKDAQTAADIIEEINVEDVAATNSHEERNDFHGSEADVSLDDMDLSATQPQPKPQLARNQGDSAFSKKKKRFLMQVIFLLHLMMLSLYWRKIYGPLALKSARVLHPKW; this is encoded by the exons ATGGCTCGTCTACCTTTAATAGTACAAAATGAGAGGCGTAAAAGAATTGGTCTTGCTATTACAATATGGTTGCAAATGTGTACAGTTGCGAATTGGTTCTTAGTTGCACTGGGTGCCATTCATAGTCTGCATACTTATAGACCAAGGGTTAGAtcctatattttagatttttatgcaaaACGAGATTATGTGAAAAGACTTGTAGATGCTAGTGACGAGacgtgtattgaacaagttaggaTGAATAGAACTACCTTTTTTAAACTATGTGAGATGTTACAAACTTTAGGGGAATTGAAGTCGTCAAGGAACATGCTTGTTGATGAGCAAGTGGCAatgtttttacatattatttctcATCACCTTAAAAATCGAGTTATCAAGCATCACTTTAATAGGTCCGGGGAAACCGTTAGCAGATCATTTCACAATGTTTTAAATGCTGTCATACGCTTACAAGATGTGTTATTTAAAAAGGCAGAGCCAATTACAGCTAATTCTACAGACCCAATGTGGAAATGGTTTAAG AATTGCTTAGGTGCTTTAGATGGAACCCACATCAAGATTAGGGTTCCAACAGTTGATAAACCTAGATATCGAACACGAAAAGGTGACATaacaacaaatatgttaggtgttTGTACACCTGATATGCAATTTGTTTATGTTCTTCCTGGTTGGGAAGGTTCATTCTTCGATGGACGAGTTCTTCGAGATGCCATAAGTAGGAGACATGGACTAAAAGTTCCTCATg GTTGTTATTATCTAGTTGATGCTGGATACACAAATTGTGAGGGATTTCTTGCTCCTTTTAGAGGACAAAGATATCATTTGAATGAGTGGCGTCAGGGTTACCAGCCAAGTACTCCGGAAGAAGTTTTCAATATGAAACATGCTTCAGCGCGTAATGTTATTGAAAGATGTTTTGGGCTATTAAAACTTAGATGGGGAATACTTAGGAGTCCATCATTCTATCCT ATAGTTATGTCAGGTTTTTCCCAATCAAGTGTTTCTTCCCAGAGTTCTCGAGGAACCAAAAGGAAATGGGTTCCAGAAGAAGATGTTGCGTTGGTTGCTTGTATGGTTGACTTGCACAATGCTGGAACCTTTAATGCGGATACGGGATTCAAAGCCGGCTATTTAAATGAGTTAGAAAAAATGATGGAAAAAGTTTTACCCAATGCCATGTTGAAGGCTAAACCTAATCTTGAATCGAGGATTAGGACATTGAAAAGGGATTGGTCAATCGTTTATGACATGCTTAGTGGAAAAAACAATAGCGGCTTTGGTTGGGATGAGCATAGGCAGCTTGTTGTTGCTGAAGATGTG aGTCATAAAGAAGCAACTCAATTCAGACATCGGAGTTTCCCTTATTATGACCAACTTACTGCCATTTACGCAAAAGATCGAGCCACTGGAAAAGATGCTCAAACAGCTGCTGATATTATTGAAGAAATAAATGTTGAAGATGTAGCTGCTACAAATTCTCATGAAGAAAGAAACGATTTCCATGGATCCGAAGCTGATGTTTCTTTAGATGACATGGATCTTTCAGCTACACAACCTCAACCAAAACCGCAACTAGCTAGAAACCAAGGTGATTCTGCattttcaaagaagaaaaaaagatttCTGATGCAAGTGATTTTTCTACTTCATTTAATGATGCTGTCGCTTTATTGGCGGAAAATATACGGACCGTTGGCCTTGAAATCAGCAAGAGTATTGCATCCGAAGTGGTAA